The following coding sequences are from one Diospyros lotus cultivar Yz01 chromosome 7, ASM1463336v1, whole genome shotgun sequence window:
- the LOC127805641 gene encoding pollen-specific leucine-rich repeat extensin-like protein 1: MEGDAPPIWPESTSNLRRRSSPPILNPVVLILLLPILTLLVIFFLIPPLISHTSHVLRPNSVKKSWDSLNILLVLFAILCGVIARRNDDVPASNEGDGSVASNASFATKSQASSSSQWFEDSDRRAYGSPVMEAEPTAGGRLRRRSSYPDLRQVQWWETGDNQFRFFDDSELYMDRSSPAPQPLRRRERRSEVERDDSDIKVIPVDRFEVRDSTSAPPPPKSPPPPPPPPRPRPPPESLKPRRSLRSAPREKRSDSEFHFVQNRSPPTTPPPAQPELHRAEEKKMSRSDRKKSGSAKELASAIASSIYSQRKRKRKQKTRNIYDNSHQSPPSSLHSVPPPPPPPPPPPPSVFHNLFRKGNKNKRVHSVSPHHPPPPPPPPPPPPRSMFNNIFKTGSKNKRVQSPFSSTPPPPPPPPPPSSIFNSIFKTGIRSKRFHSVSTTPPPPPPPEPPISTPTFRRTTQMPPPPPPRTPPPAPETPRGGTAGRPPLPTKVSGYYEVDGNVNDGGQSPAIPVPPAPPPPPFGMPEMKFVARGDFVSVRSSHSSRCSSPGLDDVDASSEGMDGRDATCPSPDVNIKADSFIAMLKGEWRLEKMNSMREKWNMGQGPGPRTHQV; encoded by the coding sequence ATGGAAGGGGACGCCCCACCCATTTGGCCAGAGTCCACCTCCAACCTTCGCCGCCGATCGTCCCCGCCGATTCTCAATCCGGTGGTGCTAATCTTACTGTTGCCAATCCTTACATTGcttgtcatttttttcttgataccCCCATTAATTTCTCACACCTCTCATGTCCTCCGTCCCAACTCGGTGAAGAAGAGCTGGGACTCACTCAACATTCTACTTGTATTGTTTGCTATTCTCTGTGGAGTTATTGCCAGGAGAAACGACGACGTGCCGGCCAGCAATGAGGGCGACGGTAGCGTTGCTTCAAATGCTTCTTTCGCTACTAAATCTCAGGCTTCAAGTTCGAGTCAATGGTTCGAGGATTCTGATCGCAGAGCGTATGGTTCTCCGGTGATGGAGGCAGAGCCAACCGCTGGTGGCCGCTTGAGGAGGAGAAGCTCGTATCCGGATCTGAGGCAAGTCCAGTGGTGGGAGACCGGAGATAATCAGTTCCGGTTTTTTGATGATTCCGAACTGTACATGGACCGATCGTCGCCCGCTCCGCAGCCCCTTCGCCGCCGTGAGCGGCGGAGTGAGGTGGAGAGGGATGATTCTGATATTAAAGTCATTCCGGTGGACAGATTTGAAGTTCGTGATTCAACTAGCGCTCCTCCACCGCCGAagtcgccgccgccgccgcctcctccTCCCCGGCCTCGTCCGCCGCCGGAGAGCTTGAAACCTAGGCGATCACTTCGAAGTGCTCCACGAGAAAAACGAAGCGACAGTGAGTTTCATTTTGTCCAAAACCGATCTCCGCCTACTACGCCGCCGCCGGCACAGCCAGAGTTGCACCGAGcggaagaaaagaagatgagCAGAAGTGACCGGAAAAAGAGTGGCTCCGCGAAGGAACTCGCAAGTGCTATAGCTAGTTCCATATACAGTCAGAGAAAGCGAAAGAGGAAGCAGAAGACTAGGAACATTTATGACAATTCACATCAGTCTCCACCATCTTCTCTGCATTCAGTGCCGCcaccgcctcctcctcctccgcctcCTCCACCGTCGGTCTTCCATAACCTGTtcagaaaaggaaacaaaaataagcGAGTTCATTCCGTTTCCCCTCATcatccgccgccgccgcccccGCCCCCTCCTCCACCGCCGCGTTCAATGTTCAATAATATCTTCAAAACTGGAAGCAAAAATAAGCGAGTCCAATCTCCCTTCTCGTCTACTCCGCCACCGCCTCCTCCTCCACCGCCTCCTTCATCGATCTTCAACAGCATATTCAAAACCGGTATCCGAAGTAAGCGCTTTCACTCAGTCTCCACTActccaccgccaccgccaccgccagaACCTCCAATATCAACACCCACATTCAGACGAACAACTCAAATGCCGCCACCTCCCCCGCCACGCACTCCTCCACCGGCGCCGGAGACACCACGGGGGGGAACCGCCGGCCGGCCGCCGTTGCCCACGAAAGTGAGTGGCTACTACGAAGTAGACGGGAATGTGAACGATGGCGGGCAGTCCCCGGCGATCCCAGTTCCTCCGGCACCGCCTCCGCCGCCGTTCGGAATGCCGGAGATGAAGTTTGTGGCGCGGGGTGATTTTGTTAGTGTACGGAGCTCCCATAGCTCTCGCTGCAGTTCTCCTGGTTTAGATGACGTCGACGCTTCATCAGAGGGGATGGACGGTAGAGATGCGACCTGTCCAAGCCCAGATGTTAACATAAAGGCCGATTCCTTTATTGCTATGCTGAAGGGTGAATGGAGATTGGAGAAGATGAACTCAATGCGAGAGAAGTGGAACATGGGCCAGGGCCCAGGCCCAAGAACCCACCAGGTTTGA